A section of the Sphaerobacter thermophilus DSM 20745 genome encodes:
- a CDS encoding quinone-dependent dihydroorotate dehydrogenase produces MERLYRAVLYPALLQRMDPERAHHLALRLLRDADRMPGGAALLGRLAGPADERLRVERFGLTFRNPLGVAAGLDKDAQAVGALLALGFGAVEVGTVTPRPQPGNPQPRLWRLPQDQALINAMGFPSEGAAAVRARLVGRRFPGVVGINLGKNRDTPPECAAKDYVDVLNALWDVANYVVVNVSSPNTPGLRDLQQRTALVEILRAVGEANTRAATLHRRRPHPVLVKIAPDLDDAALDDVLAGAIEGGAAGVVVSNTTVDRSGLRGPVPDVPGGLSGPPLRARATALVREVHRRAGDRLSIIGVGGISSAADVIERMRAGACLVQMYTAFVYGGPALPGRILRDLVTYLDREGLRSIEDIIGTE; encoded by the coding sequence ATGGAGCGGCTGTACCGAGCGGTCCTCTACCCGGCACTGCTGCAGCGCATGGACCCGGAGCGCGCACACCACCTGGCGCTCCGGCTGCTGCGCGATGCGGACCGAATGCCGGGTGGGGCAGCGCTCCTGGGTCGGCTCGCCGGCCCCGCCGATGAGCGGCTCCGCGTGGAGCGCTTCGGCCTGACGTTCCGCAACCCGCTCGGCGTCGCCGCCGGACTGGACAAGGACGCCCAGGCGGTCGGTGCCCTGCTGGCGCTCGGGTTCGGCGCGGTCGAGGTCGGCACCGTCACCCCGCGCCCGCAGCCCGGCAATCCGCAGCCTCGCCTCTGGCGCCTGCCGCAGGACCAGGCCCTCATCAACGCCATGGGGTTCCCCAGCGAGGGCGCGGCGGCCGTCCGTGCCCGGCTGGTCGGCCGGCGCTTCCCCGGTGTCGTCGGTATCAACCTCGGGAAGAACCGCGACACGCCGCCCGAGTGCGCCGCCAAGGACTACGTGGACGTGCTGAACGCGCTCTGGGACGTGGCGAACTACGTCGTGGTCAACGTCAGTTCGCCCAATACCCCCGGCCTGCGCGACCTGCAGCAGCGCACGGCGCTGGTGGAAATCCTCCGAGCCGTCGGTGAGGCGAACACCCGCGCCGCCACGCTGCACCGCCGCCGCCCCCACCCGGTGCTGGTGAAGATCGCGCCCGACCTCGACGACGCCGCGCTCGACGACGTCCTCGCCGGGGCGATCGAGGGGGGCGCGGCCGGTGTCGTCGTCAGCAACACCACCGTCGACCGGAGCGGGCTGCGGGGGCCGGTGCCGGACGTCCCCGGCGGGCTGAGCGGCCCGCCGCTCCGCGCCCGCGCCACCGCGCTCGTCCGTGAGGTCCACCGGCGCGCGGGCGACCGGCTCTCGATCATCGGTGTCGGCGGCATCAGCAGCGCGGCCGATGTCATCGAGCGGATGCGCGCCGGCGCCTGCCTGGTCCAGATGTACACCGCCTTCGTCTACGGCGGCCCCGCCCTTCCCGGCCGCATCCTCCGCGATCTCGTCACCTACCTCGACCGCGAAGGACTCCGCTCCATCGAAGACATCATCGGCACGGAGTGA
- a CDS encoding DUF2283 domain-containing protein — MRLRYDPTTNSLRLSLDREPGETSRTVDLPGYVDVGEGGRLVGVEIVPPPGLDLTAALQPWTDDPVAAEYVDVDPDSAYITLSVPEEGIDREQVRAAQATLRAELDDTRRLVALAIPRRGTGYEISYPSGNQ; from the coding sequence ATGCGTCTCCGCTACGACCCGACCACCAACTCCCTGCGCCTCTCACTCGACCGCGAGCCGGGGGAGACCAGCCGGACGGTCGATTTGCCGGGCTACGTCGACGTCGGAGAGGGCGGCCGGCTGGTTGGTGTCGAGATCGTGCCGCCGCCCGGCCTCGACTTGACCGCTGCACTCCAGCCCTGGACGGACGACCCCGTCGCCGCCGAGTATGTAGACGTGGACCCCGACTCCGCCTACATCACCCTGAGCGTGCCGGAGGAGGGGATCGACCGGGAGCAGGTCCGCGCCGCGCAGGCGACGCTGCGCGCCGAGCTGGACGACACCCGGCGCCTCGTCGCCCTCGCCATCCCCCGCCGCGGTACCGGCTACGAGATCTCCTACCCCAGCGGCAACCAGTGA